A window of the Zeugodacus cucurbitae isolate PBARC_wt_2022May chromosome 4, idZeuCucr1.2, whole genome shotgun sequence genome harbors these coding sequences:
- the LOC128921827 gene encoding potassium/sodium hyperpolarization-activated cyclic nucleotide-gated channel 1-like, with product MSTTIQPSANMDLDTSTQAENNSNNNQQNNTNALSINASVIQVGGGSSSIVANGICACDPTQSQQACPILITSAQQQLQADEQSEHHEQQQQQQEQQQQSYQLQDIPATDSGRASVNEFDTTTTMLEDTLPATIVALTTTSDTANVANVASFKDDVAAIPATIVTVGAGNSQDFYASSGSQTKWYLRPTEICGADVSCSVAPSPPPPPCVAVNNVVIISTSGSTEVDEFVSQATTVGGIVKCTAGVEG from the exons ATGTCTACAACAATACAACCGAGCGCCAACATGGACTTGGACACAAGCACACAAGCcgaaaataacagcaacaacaaccagcaaaaTAACACCAACGCGCTCAGTATCAACGCCAGTGTGATACAAGTGGgtggtggcagcagcagcattgTTGCTAACGGCATTTGCGCGTGCGACCCTACACAGTCACAGCAGGCGTGTCCAATACTAATTACTAGCGCACAGCAACAGTTACAAGCAGATGAACAGTCAGAACatcatgaacaacaacaacagcagcaggagcaacaacaacaatcctaTCAGCTGCAGGATATTCCGGCTACCGATAGTGGACGTGCGTCGGTAAATGAAttcgatacaacaacaacaatgctggaAGACACATTACCAGCAACTATTGTGGCGCTTACAACCACAAGCGACACGGCGAATGTAGCAAATGTTGCCAGTTTTAAAGATGACGTTGCTGCGATTCCAGCAACTATTGTCACAGTTGGCGCTGGCAATTCACAGGATTTTTATGCCAGCAGCGGCTCACAAACCAAGTGGTATTTACGACCAACGGAAATTTGTGGCGCTGATGTTAGTTGCAGTGTTGCGCCGtcgccgccaccgccaccgtGTGTTGCTGTCAACAATGTTGTTATCATTTCGACCTCGGGTAGTACGGAAGTGGATGAGTTTGTGTCGCAAGCAACGACAGTTGGCGGGATCGTAAAGTGTACAGCTGGTGTTGAAGG gtaa